In Chitinophaga nivalis, a single genomic region encodes these proteins:
- a CDS encoding lipocalin-like domain-containing protein: MVNLISLFKGVWKLQSYEAHTMDGERIYPWGKAARGTLVYGDQNEMSVQIMNESNIYLEKKEPHDSTDVEIRTVFNGYGAYFGHYKIEESYIIHFVTGSLNLSWIGTEQIRLYEIADDILILKSTPMILDGREVIYKLIWKKCIDEAIG; the protein is encoded by the coding sequence ATGGTCAATCTCATTTCTTTGTTTAAAGGAGTCTGGAAACTGCAATCATATGAAGCGCACACCATGGATGGCGAGAGAATTTACCCCTGGGGTAAAGCAGCCCGGGGAACACTTGTGTATGGTGATCAAAATGAAATGTCTGTTCAGATTATGAATGAGTCGAACATATATCTTGAAAAAAAGGAGCCGCATGATAGTACGGATGTAGAAATACGTACGGTATTTAATGGATATGGCGCTTACTTTGGTCACTATAAAATTGAGGAAAGCTATATTATTCATTTCGTTACAGGCTCACTGAACCTCAGCTGGATAGGCACGGAGCAAATCAGATTGTATGAAATAGCAGACGACATATTAATCTTAAAATCTACCCCTATGATACTGGATGGCAGAGAAGTGATCTACAAATTGATCTGGAAGAAATGTATAGATGAAGCAATCGGCTGA
- a CDS encoding GNAT family N-acetyltransferase, with product MHTTITYLPAAAGDAEILTDIAFQSKRHWNYPEAWIQLWTESLTITPAYIQQNQVIKIIYADQVVGFYSLEYNGEQLFIDHFWILPSFIGHGLGKEAFADLRHRCIARNETIIKVESDPNADGFYTRMGATKTGIVNTLIEGRTLNIFQFHF from the coding sequence ATGCATACGACGATTACATATCTTCCTGCTGCGGCAGGCGATGCCGAAATACTGACTGATATCGCTTTCCAATCCAAACGTCACTGGAACTATCCGGAAGCATGGATACAGCTTTGGACGGAAAGCCTGACGATTACCCCTGCCTACATCCAGCAAAACCAGGTAATAAAAATTATCTATGCAGACCAGGTGGTTGGCTTTTATTCGCTGGAATATAACGGGGAACAACTCTTCATTGATCACTTTTGGATATTGCCATCATTCATTGGACACGGGTTGGGCAAAGAAGCTTTTGCAGATCTCCGGCATCGATGTATTGCCAGGAATGAAACTATCATAAAAGTGGAGTCCGATCCGAATGCAGATGGTTTTTATACCCGGATGGGCGCTACAAAAACCGGCATAGTTAATACCCTTATTGAAGGCAGGACATTAAATATCTTTCAATTTCATTTTTAG
- a CDS encoding NAD(P)H-binding protein → MITLVVGASGATGKLLIDQLLSAGQWVKILVRATSQIPDAWLHHARITVLRVNDITRIPVNELSAHLQDCQSVAVCLGHTLNLKGIYGPPRRLVTDMVQLLCTAIRKNTPEKPFRFVLMNTAGNSNRDLNEPVSFGQKIVIGLLRLLLPPHPDNEKAADYLRLKTGGQNPFIEWVAVRPDSLINNAYVTAYTLHPSPTRSALFNPGQTSRINVSHFMAQLLTDDNTWHQWKGQMPVIYNATTSLNKATTHQPADRT, encoded by the coding sequence ATGATTACATTAGTAGTTGGAGCGAGTGGCGCTACCGGAAAACTATTGATAGATCAATTATTAAGTGCGGGGCAATGGGTGAAGATCCTTGTTCGCGCCACCAGTCAAATTCCGGATGCGTGGCTTCACCATGCTCGCATCACTGTACTCAGGGTCAACGACATCACCCGCATCCCGGTAAACGAGCTGTCTGCCCATCTCCAGGACTGCCAGTCCGTAGCGGTTTGTCTTGGACATACCCTTAACTTGAAGGGTATCTATGGCCCGCCCAGGCGGCTGGTCACCGATATGGTGCAACTGCTTTGTACCGCCATCCGGAAAAATACGCCGGAAAAACCCTTCCGGTTTGTGTTAATGAATACGGCAGGCAATAGTAACCGGGACTTAAACGAACCGGTTTCTTTCGGACAAAAAATCGTCATCGGATTACTGCGGTTGCTCTTACCACCACATCCCGACAATGAAAAAGCAGCAGATTATTTAAGGCTAAAAACAGGGGGCCAAAACCCTTTCATCGAATGGGTTGCTGTGCGTCCCGACAGTCTGATCAACAATGCCTACGTAACAGCCTATACACTTCATCCCTCTCCCACCCGGAGTGCCCTGTTTAACCCGGGACAAACAAGCCGGATAAACGTATCCCATTTCATGGCGCAACTACTAACGGATGATAACACCTGGCATCAGTGGAAAGGACAAATGCCAGTCATCTACAATGCTACAACCAGTTTAAATAAAGCGACTACTCATCAACCTGCAGACAGGACATAA
- a CDS encoding VOC family protein, with product MRVKVISIPVLDQEKALQFYTNTLGFIKKQDVPVGGNNRWLTVVAKGDEDGPEVLLEPSPLHFEPARTYQHALLEAGIPYTQFDVNNVQEEYERLIALGVAFSVKPTEMGTVKIAVFDDTCGNNIQLIEML from the coding sequence ATGAGAGTAAAAGTTATCAGTATTCCTGTACTGGATCAGGAAAAGGCACTGCAGTTTTATACGAATACATTGGGTTTTATCAAAAAGCAGGATGTGCCCGTAGGTGGTAATAACAGATGGTTAACCGTGGTGGCCAAAGGAGATGAAGACGGGCCGGAGGTATTACTGGAGCCTTCTCCGCTCCATTTTGAGCCAGCTAGAACATACCAGCATGCGCTGCTGGAAGCCGGTATTCCCTATACGCAATTTGATGTGAATAATGTACAGGAAGAGTATGAAAGGTTGATCGCCCTTGGTGTTGCTTTCAGTGTAAAGCCAACAGAAATGGGAACGGTTAAAATTGCGGTATTTGATGACACCTGTGGAAATAATATTCAGCTGATAGAAATGTTATAA
- a CDS encoding helix-turn-helix transcriptional regulator, with translation MDYIMTIDASNYHIGAGQDKPFLEERVEKLTDNNGFEIELDNVFLDGIHLKSGKYTTDTSKYYAVHPEKETIVAHFCLRGSCISEHKDYLTMQRGECILFREEKEEYLFEMGTDNGVGAFFEISFCPELFTPLFLGENEIIDGIMDGRKLFAHLSQQEELQILINDIHHKKERYTGKLKKLYLESKVAELLITQMSCLQEKKETRRTKLLSRDIEAIYHAKEMISKDMEHLSIPCLALSIGINQTKLKSGFKELFGKTVFEYLTSLRMTKARDLLLSTDHPIADIANIVGYKYAQHFIVAFRKTFGYTPGELRMSNQRSPLQVTGNIKKYD, from the coding sequence ATGGATTATATCATGACGATAGACGCAAGTAACTACCATATTGGTGCTGGTCAGGATAAACCGTTTCTGGAAGAAAGAGTAGAAAAGCTGACCGATAACAATGGTTTTGAAATTGAGCTGGATAATGTTTTTCTGGATGGTATACACCTGAAATCCGGAAAGTACACTACTGATACTTCCAAATATTATGCGGTACATCCGGAGAAGGAAACCATTGTGGCACATTTCTGTCTGCGGGGTTCGTGCATCAGCGAGCATAAAGACTACCTGACGATGCAGCGTGGTGAATGTATTTTATTCCGGGAAGAAAAGGAGGAATATCTGTTTGAAATGGGTACAGATAATGGCGTCGGCGCCTTTTTTGAAATATCTTTCTGTCCGGAACTATTCACACCGCTATTCCTGGGAGAAAATGAGATCATTGATGGCATTATGGACGGACGGAAATTATTTGCCCACCTTTCACAACAGGAGGAACTGCAAATATTGATTAATGATATCCATCATAAAAAAGAACGCTATACCGGAAAACTAAAAAAGCTTTATCTCGAATCCAAAGTCGCAGAACTATTAATCACGCAGATGTCCTGCCTGCAGGAAAAAAAGGAAACCAGAAGAACCAAACTATTAAGCCGGGATATTGAAGCCATCTATCATGCAAAAGAAATGATCAGCAAAGACATGGAGCACCTTTCTATTCCATGTCTGGCACTGTCTATCGGCATCAACCAAACCAAGTTAAAATCAGGCTTCAAAGAGTTGTTCGGCAAAACTGTTTTTGAGTACCTGACCAGTCTGCGAATGACTAAAGCCAGGGATCTGTTATTATCTACCGATCACCCGATTGCGGATATTGCCAACATTGTAGGTTATAAATATGCCCAGCATTTTATTGTGGCTTTCCGCAAAACATTTGGTTATACGCCTGGTGAATTGCGCATGAGTAATCAGCGTTCTCCGTTACAGGTTACCGGCAATATTAAAAAATACGACTAA
- a CDS encoding TonB-dependent siderophore receptor — protein MKSNISRKCNVKVFWIVICSLFTITAAKGQIAKDSLQTDSISSKKLLEEVIVTSRKNRYNVQELSASLRIDGKLQEVPQNIQILNNQLLSEQQLYTMSDAIARNVSGANKLEGWGDMYTYITMRGARAAAFRNGMSVSGMYGVLSEDMSFVDRVEFVKGPAGFMLSNGEPSGIYNIVTKRPSGTPKGNFSFGLGSYGLYRTTLDLDGLLNKRKTLQYRLNVAGQTNNAFRNYESTKRWSVAPVLTYQLDKKTSLTVEYIFQYASMPDLGVKYLFSKTGYGTVPRQQTLADPGIEQTVVHDQNIHVNLQHVLNDNWRITAQVSYFDYNQQGSFIWIRNINNTGHMQRYLNIWDANNKMRFGQVFVNGKHRTGPIEHKLLAGLDLSSKSYVADFVQSYNMDSIGTFNIYKEGYQKPYYGTGKFDRSIDVRRRIGTGFLLESHVAGLYVQDDLGFFHNRLHLTLAGRYTYVKDNNYGTISENRKFTPRVGLSYAVADALNIYALYDQAFLPQTGKLRSGKSVKPLTGNNFELGIKKDWWEGSWNTSLSLYRIMKENQLSADPDNGGGENYVLQFGQTKTQGVEFDLKGTIFKGMYMIANYAFTDSKITESTSSYKKGTQVPGSAKHSGNILLNYQFQSGVLKNLGLSGSMSYMADRQTWWTGDLNGESLPDYCRFDAGISWHTGPLRLDLNIYNILDTYLYNGSHHSSGWYYWRPEPPRNFRFGMAYSF, from the coding sequence ATGAAGAGTAATATATCGCGTAAGTGTAATGTAAAAGTTTTTTGGATAGTCATATGCTCCCTGTTTACCATAACCGCTGCCAAAGGCCAGATAGCAAAGGATTCCCTTCAAACAGACAGTATTTCATCGAAAAAATTACTGGAAGAAGTGATTGTCACCTCCCGGAAAAACAGGTATAATGTGCAGGAGCTGTCTGCTTCTTTGCGTATAGACGGCAAACTGCAGGAAGTGCCGCAGAATATACAGATTTTAAATAACCAGCTGCTGAGTGAACAACAGTTGTATACGATGTCTGATGCCATTGCCCGTAATGTAAGCGGGGCAAATAAACTGGAAGGATGGGGCGATATGTACACCTATATTACCATGAGAGGCGCCCGTGCGGCGGCATTCAGAAACGGCATGAGTGTATCGGGGATGTACGGGGTATTGTCTGAGGATATGAGTTTCGTGGATCGGGTTGAGTTTGTTAAAGGGCCGGCTGGCTTTATGTTATCGAATGGAGAACCGAGCGGTATCTATAATATTGTCACCAAGCGACCCTCCGGTACACCCAAAGGGAATTTTTCGTTTGGACTGGGTAGCTATGGTCTTTACAGAACAACACTGGACCTGGATGGCTTGCTGAATAAGCGCAAGACCTTACAGTATCGCCTGAACGTAGCCGGGCAAACCAATAACGCCTTTAGAAATTATGAATCAACAAAACGCTGGAGCGTAGCGCCGGTACTCACTTATCAGTTAGACAAAAAAACATCGCTCACGGTGGAGTATATTTTTCAATACGCCAGTATGCCCGATCTCGGGGTGAAATACCTGTTCTCCAAAACAGGGTATGGTACCGTGCCACGGCAGCAAACACTGGCTGATCCGGGAATTGAGCAAACGGTCGTACATGACCAGAACATACATGTCAACCTGCAACATGTGCTGAACGACAACTGGAGAATAACGGCGCAGGTATCCTATTTTGATTATAATCAGCAGGGATCTTTTATCTGGATCCGGAATATCAATAATACGGGTCATATGCAACGCTATCTCAATATCTGGGATGCCAATAACAAGATGCGTTTTGGTCAGGTGTTTGTCAATGGCAAACATCGTACAGGACCTATAGAACATAAGCTGTTGGCGGGCCTGGACCTGAGCAGTAAAAGTTATGTGGCCGATTTTGTGCAGAGCTATAATATGGATAGCATCGGTACATTCAACATCTATAAAGAGGGTTATCAGAAACCGTACTATGGTACCGGGAAGTTCGACCGGAGCATTGACGTAAGAAGACGCATCGGAACCGGATTTCTGCTGGAATCCCACGTGGCTGGACTGTATGTACAGGATGACCTGGGATTCTTTCATAACAGGCTGCATTTGACGCTGGCCGGACGTTATACCTATGTGAAGGATAATAATTACGGTACGATATCGGAGAACCGGAAATTCACGCCCAGAGTTGGCCTGAGCTATGCCGTTGCTGATGCACTGAATATATATGCTTTATATGATCAGGCTTTTTTGCCACAAACCGGAAAATTACGCAGTGGTAAAAGCGTGAAACCTTTAACAGGTAACAATTTCGAGCTGGGCATCAAGAAAGACTGGTGGGAGGGAAGTTGGAATACCTCGTTGTCGCTATACCGGATCATGAAAGAGAACCAGCTGTCTGCAGACCCCGACAATGGCGGCGGCGAAAACTATGTATTGCAATTCGGACAAACCAAAACGCAGGGCGTTGAATTTGATCTGAAAGGAACGATTTTTAAAGGAATGTATATGATCGCTAACTATGCTTTTACCGATTCAAAAATTACCGAATCAACCAGCAGCTACAAAAAAGGAACACAGGTGCCGGGATCTGCTAAACATTCGGGCAACATCCTGCTGAATTATCAATTCCAATCAGGCGTATTAAAAAATCTTGGTTTGTCTGGCAGCATGAGTTATATGGCCGACCGGCAAACCTGGTGGACGGGCGATTTAAATGGGGAATCACTGCCGGACTATTGCCGGTTTGATGCGGGCATATCCTGGCATACGGGACCACTCCGATTGGACCTGAATATCTACAATATCCTGGATACTTATTTATATAATGGATCGCATCATTCCAGCGGCTGGTACTACTGGCGCCCGGAGCCGCCGAGAAATTTCAGATTTGGGATGGCTTATAGTTTCTAG